The following are encoded together in the Leptospiraceae bacterium genome:
- a CDS encoding UvrD-helicase domain-containing protein produces the protein MEYPLLDKLNEEQKKAVLQTEGPVLILAGAGSGKTRVITHRIAHLILDKGISPYNICALTFTNKAAAEMKERVIGLIPNSYHGISIKTFHSLCLSLLRSNADTVELKSGFTVYDTSLQEALIKEIIKSMGLDIKLFAPSQIANRISHAKDSMILPEEFGAELRKDFYLENVKAIYKKYEERKKQNNAVDFGDLILKTVLLFKNHPSVIERYNILWKYIMVDEYQDTNKIQYELTKLLAGHHKNICVVGDDDQSIYSWRGADIRNILDFEKDFDNTFTVKLEENYRSFANIIEAASNLIKNNSERKSKNIFSSKPPGDKITLTQFYSEHEEANAIVKQIQKLYKTENSYTKFVVFYRTNAQSRYFEEALRSSSIPYKIFGGFRFFDRQEIKDIIAYLSVVVNPGDDTSLLRIINSPPRGIGDTTLEKVKALALSRGMSVLDALNTEISDIRKGTFKNMKELYNKFQDLIDMQRVNDTPSKIVLQLLETMGIHEHYRNEDSLESSDRIENIEQFVTAIKEYEENAENPSLSEYLGDIVLLTSEENTKELTDYVTLMTVHNSKGLEFDYVFLTGMEEGTFPHRMSMESESEIEEERRLCYVAITRAKIKLFISHASFTRKYGNVEDRIPSRFLKEIPYELFENGRTQPEERYTPSYSPKAGDRKENTTLDHKKRSITTADQKNLSVGDKVKHKDYGIGKIAEISGSGDNLKVKISFGYSQKSFLLAYTVLEKVS, from the coding sequence ATGGAGTATCCTCTCTTAGACAAATTAAATGAAGAACAAAAAAAAGCAGTTCTTCAAACAGAAGGTCCTGTCCTAATACTTGCGGGGGCTGGCTCCGGCAAAACGAGAGTAATCACACATAGGATTGCGCATTTAATTTTAGACAAAGGTATTTCTCCTTACAATATTTGTGCCTTAACATTTACAAACAAAGCAGCCGCAGAAATGAAAGAGCGGGTAATTGGTCTAATCCCAAACTCCTATCATGGAATTTCGATTAAAACATTTCACTCTCTTTGTTTAAGTTTACTTCGCTCGAATGCAGATACGGTTGAATTAAAATCTGGCTTTACTGTATATGATACATCTTTGCAAGAAGCACTGATCAAAGAAATCATAAAGTCAATGGGACTCGATATTAAACTATTTGCTCCTTCTCAAATTGCAAATCGAATCAGTCATGCAAAAGACTCTATGATATTACCCGAAGAGTTCGGTGCTGAGTTAAGAAAAGATTTCTATTTAGAAAATGTAAAAGCAATTTATAAAAAATACGAAGAAAGAAAAAAGCAAAACAATGCAGTAGACTTTGGAGATTTAATTTTAAAAACAGTTTTGCTATTTAAGAATCATCCCTCTGTGATTGAACGTTATAATATTCTATGGAAATATATCATGGTAGATGAATACCAAGATACAAATAAAATCCAATATGAACTCACAAAGCTTCTAGCAGGTCATCATAAAAATATCTGTGTTGTAGGAGATGATGACCAATCTATTTATTCGTGGCGCGGAGCGGATATTCGCAATATTCTAGACTTCGAAAAAGACTTTGATAATACATTTACAGTCAAGCTAGAAGAAAACTATCGCTCTTTCGCAAACATCATAGAAGCGGCAAGCAATTTAATCAAGAACAACTCGGAGCGCAAAAGTAAGAATATCTTCTCAAGCAAACCTCCAGGGGATAAGATTACTTTGACGCAATTCTATAGCGAGCACGAAGAAGCAAACGCAATCGTAAAACAAATTCAAAAGCTCTATAAGACTGAAAACTCTTACACGAAATTCGTTGTATTCTATAGAACAAACGCGCAGTCTCGCTACTTCGAGGAAGCTCTTCGTTCTTCTTCTATTCCTTATAAAATCTTCGGTGGATTTAGATTCTTTGATAGACAAGAAATCAAAGACATCATCGCCTACCTTTCAGTAGTTGTTAATCCAGGAGATGATACTTCTCTATTAAGAATTATCAACTCGCCTCCGCGCGGAATTGGAGATACTACATTAGAAAAAGTAAAGGCACTTGCTCTCAGTAGAGGCATGTCAGTATTAGACGCTCTTAATACAGAAATTTCTGATATCAGAAAAGGAACTTTTAAGAACATGAAGGAATTATACAATAAATTCCAGGACTTAATTGATATGCAAAGAGTAAATGATACTCCTTCTAAAATTGTATTACAATTACTAGAAACAATGGGAATTCATGAACACTATCGAAATGAAGATTCTCTTGAGTCGAGTGATAGAATCGAAAACATTGAACAGTTCGTAACTGCGATTAAAGAATACGAAGAGAATGCAGAAAATCCAAGCCTATCGGAATACTTAGGAGACATTGTGCTTCTAACAAGTGAAGAGAATACAAAAGAATTAACCGACTATGTAACACTCATGACAGTGCACAATTCCAAAGGTCTAGAATTTGACTATGTATTTCTAACTGGAATGGAAGAAGGAACTTTTCCTCATAGAATGTCAATGGAATCAGAAAGCGAAATCGAAGAAGAAAGAAGACTCTGTTATGTAGCCATTACCCGCGCGAAGATAAAACTATTTATCAGCCATGCCTCCTTCACTCGCAAATACGGAAACGTAGAAGATAGAATTCCTTCTCGTTTTCTAAAAGAAATCCCATATGAGTTATTTGAAAATGGAAGAACACAACCAGAAGAGCGGTATACACCCAGTTATTCTCCCAAAGCTGGAGACAGAAAAGAAAACACAACTCTCGATCATAAGAAGCGTTCAATCACAACTGCTGACCAAAAGAATCTTTCTGTAGGGGATAAAGTCAAACACAAAGACTACGGCATTGGTAAAATAGCCGAAATCTCCGGTAGTGGAGACAACCTAAAAGTAAAAATCTCTTTTGGTTATTCTCAAAAGAGCTTTTTACTTGCTTATACAGTCTTAGAAAAAGTAAGTTAG
- a CDS encoding inner membrane CreD family protein, with translation MKKEYSMKLFWIGFLGLMLCIPLALISNLADERRQRREAVALQLGRVWGGAQLIAMPFLSKQPNAAIDQMSFSSNVDIKGKQSVEIRKKGTYQIPFYNLDLDISGKVSLPASKDKTYYLVFPVSSLLRVSVESAKYGNKPIKQIKNDSRFIAFKIVPETDEEEISYELKVKLTGMEKFHILPMANNIRLEIDSNWGDPSFTGRSLPDTRTIDKNGFKAIWNYKNSEDLNQKIHLYNMMEESSEFVNLQEEIFGVSLIVAVDGYHLINRVIKYGFLFIGLTLAGFFVFEAIYSLRVHLIQYIFVGFALLLFYLLLLSFSEYIGFAFAYLIAALAVLVQIYGYAIVVLRSKYRAFVLGSGISILYGFLYILINLEEYSLVTGSIGLFLLLSGIMYFTRNVDWYSLFGNSDKIQN, from the coding sequence ATGAAAAAAGAATATTCAATGAAATTATTTTGGATTGGGTTTTTAGGGTTAATGCTTTGTATACCGCTTGCGTTGATTAGTAATTTGGCGGATGAAAGAAGGCAACGAAGAGAGGCAGTCGCCTTACAATTAGGAAGAGTCTGGGGCGGGGCACAGTTGATTGCAATGCCTTTTCTTTCCAAGCAACCAAATGCAGCGATAGATCAAATGTCTTTTAGTTCTAATGTAGATATAAAAGGAAAACAATCTGTAGAAATACGTAAAAAAGGAACCTATCAGATTCCCTTTTACAATTTAGATTTAGATATTTCTGGAAAAGTTTCTCTTCCGGCTAGTAAAGATAAGACTTATTATTTAGTCTTTCCAGTCTCTTCCTTGTTAAGAGTATCTGTTGAATCTGCGAAGTATGGCAATAAGCCGATCAAGCAAATTAAAAACGACAGCCGATTCATTGCGTTTAAAATTGTTCCCGAAACAGACGAAGAAGAAATTTCCTACGAACTCAAAGTAAAACTTACCGGTATGGAAAAATTTCATATCCTTCCAATGGCTAATAATATACGACTAGAAATTGATTCTAATTGGGGTGATCCATCGTTTACAGGAAGGTCTTTGCCGGATACTCGAACCATAGATAAAAATGGATTTAAGGCTATTTGGAATTATAAAAACAGCGAAGACTTAAATCAAAAAATACATCTATACAATATGATGGAAGAAAGCTCTGAGTTTGTAAACTTGCAAGAGGAGATATTTGGCGTTAGCCTCATTGTTGCCGTGGATGGATATCATTTAATCAACCGAGTGATTAAGTATGGATTTTTATTCATTGGACTTACACTTGCTGGATTTTTTGTATTCGAAGCAATCTATTCTCTCAGAGTGCATTTGATTCAATATATATTTGTGGGCTTTGCACTCCTTTTATTCTATTTGCTTTTACTTTCCTTTTCAGAATACATCGGCTTTGCATTTGCTTATTTAATTGCAGCCCTTGCAGTTCTAGTGCAAATCTATGGTTATGCGATAGTAGTATTAAGAAGTAAATACAGAGCCTTTGTGTTAGGATCCGGAATTTCTATTCTCTATGGATTCTTGTATATTCTAATCAACTTAGAGGAATACTCGTTAGTAACCGGAAGTATTGGTTTATTCTTGCTTCTCAGCGGTATAATGTATTTTACCCGCAATGTGGATTGGTATTCTCTTTTTGGAAATTCAGATAAGATACAAAACTAA
- a CDS encoding DUF1564 family protein, translated as MMKTFYTPTFYNECNNLTEEQHNSSLLIPAHLLDFWNDRTNDDEDSRRDYLHLLLKKYRFLIYNGILEKSEALMTKYQEKEQRLRKVAIRPYPKDWAELKQLKAFFNKSICLIVTFLIMLDFLGVAESIPEHLASFGVPMQSQFRLYTRAILSRKNTFYNREMQYRRDIYHKKI; from the coding sequence ATGATGAAAACCTTTTATACTCCGACTTTTTACAATGAATGCAACAATCTCACAGAAGAGCAGCATAATTCTTCTCTACTCATTCCCGCTCATCTGTTAGATTTTTGGAACGATAGAACTAACGATGACGAAGACAGTCGAAGAGATTATCTTCATTTGCTGCTGAAAAAGTATCGTTTTCTAATTTACAATGGGATTCTCGAAAAATCAGAGGCTCTGATGACGAAATACCAAGAAAAGGAACAACGCCTTCGTAAAGTGGCTATTCGTCCTTATCCGAAAGACTGGGCGGAGTTGAAACAACTAAAAGCTTTCTTTAACAAGAGTATTTGCCTAATTGTAACCTTTCTCATAATGCTTGACTTTCTCGGTGTTGCAGAATCCATCCCCGAACACCTAGCGAGCTTCGGAGTTCCTATGCAATCACAATTTCGACTATACACTAGAGCCATACTCTCTAGGAAAAATACTTTTTATAACAGGGAGATGCAATATCGAAGGGATATTTATCACAAAAAGATATAG
- a CDS encoding efflux RND transporter permease subunit, whose protein sequence is MTSKIIRFSAHNPLLILVITGIMLIISYYSIKNIPLDAIPDLSDTQVIVYSRWDRSPDIIEDQVTYPIITGLLGAPKVKVIRGFSDFGYSFVYVIFQDGTDIYWARSRVLEYLSRIQSRLPDGVQTELGPDATGVGWVFQYALVDKSGKNSLTDIRSFQDFKLRYLLNAIPGVAEVAGIGGFKKQYQVTVNPIALQAYGISMESVVQKIRESNQETGARLMELSGAEYMIRGKGYIRSLSDIETISLGTDTTGTPVLIKNVAKVDLGPDLRRGISDLDGNGDTVGGIIVMRHGENALSVIEEIKKKITDITPSLPKGLEIITTYDRSELILNAIHNLKEKLLEEMIIVSLVILIFLWHFPSAIVPILTIPISVIISFIPMYAFGIHSNIMSLSGIAISIGVLVDGAIVEVENAYKKLEEWDSNGRVGDYHTVRLEALLEVGPSVFFSLLVIAIAFLPVFTLVDQEGRLFRPLAYSKNLAMAIAAILALTLDPAFRMLFTRMDPFTFKNKFLSQVATTLLVGKYHKEENHPISKFLFKYYEPACSWVLLHPKKVILASFFAVLLTIPVYLHLGSEFMPPLYEESLLYMPTTLPGISVAEAERLMVNMDRKLKSIPEVVRVFGKAGRADTATDNAPFSMMETVVLVKPQNEWRKKERFYSKLPNFTHFLFRSFGTDRISKEELIDIMDKELSFPGVSNAWTMPIKTRIDMLSTGLRTPIGIKIQGESLDEIERLGIEIERVLKNLTGVRSVFAERVTGGYFLDINLKREKLARYGITIASAQNIILTAIGGEPITQTIEGRERYTVNIRYPRALRENIDQLKRILIPTLTDSHIPIGEIADLEYKTGPAMIRDENGFLTGYVYLDTGESDIGGFVESAKLKVSESVKLTQGYTLIWTGQYENIIRVRERMKFVIPITLFIIFFLIYMNTKSYTKTFIVMCAVPFSLIGAFAILFLLDYQMSIAVWVGMIALMGLDAETGVFMLLYLDLSYEDAKKKGLLKNDLELRESILHGAVKRVRPKIMTVLCAMMGLLPIMWSTATGSDVMKRIAAPMVGGLVSSFALELLVYPAIYYLWKRKEFKNVKDAPAKDAPIKK, encoded by the coding sequence ATTACTTCTAAAATCATTCGTTTCTCTGCACACAACCCTCTTTTGATTCTTGTGATTACCGGGATAATGCTGATTATCTCCTATTACTCTATCAAAAATATTCCTCTCGATGCAATTCCCGACCTCTCCGACACACAGGTGATCGTTTATTCCCGCTGGGATCGAAGTCCCGATATCATTGAAGACCAGGTTACCTATCCAATTATCACAGGTCTTTTAGGTGCTCCAAAAGTAAAAGTCATCCGTGGATTTTCTGATTTCGGTTACTCTTTTGTATACGTTATCTTCCAAGATGGAACTGATATATATTGGGCGAGATCGCGTGTATTGGAATATCTATCCCGCATACAATCAAGGCTCCCCGATGGTGTCCAAACAGAACTGGGTCCCGATGCAACAGGTGTCGGTTGGGTATTTCAATATGCCCTAGTAGACAAGAGCGGCAAAAACTCATTAACCGACATTCGCTCCTTTCAGGACTTTAAACTTCGTTATCTTCTAAATGCAATTCCTGGTGTCGCAGAAGTTGCAGGTATTGGCGGTTTTAAAAAACAATACCAGGTCACTGTCAATCCAATTGCACTACAAGCCTATGGCATCTCGATGGAGTCTGTCGTTCAAAAGATTAGAGAGTCAAATCAAGAGACAGGGGCTCGGCTCATGGAACTAAGTGGAGCTGAATACATGATTCGCGGGAAAGGCTATATTCGTAGTCTTTCTGATATCGAAACGATCAGCCTTGGAACAGATACTACAGGCACTCCTGTTCTAATTAAAAATGTTGCCAAGGTAGACTTAGGTCCTGATTTGCGTAGAGGAATTTCTGATCTAGATGGAAATGGTGATACAGTGGGGGGAATCATTGTTATGCGTCACGGAGAAAATGCACTTTCCGTGATTGAAGAAATTAAAAAGAAAATAACAGACATTACCCCTTCTCTGCCCAAAGGACTAGAAATAATTACAACCTACGATCGCTCTGAGTTGATCCTAAATGCAATTCACAATCTAAAAGAAAAACTTTTAGAAGAAATGATTATCGTATCTCTTGTGATTTTAATTTTCCTCTGGCATTTTCCTTCTGCCATTGTTCCAATTCTTACGATTCCAATTTCTGTGATTATTTCTTTTATTCCTATGTATGCCTTTGGAATTCATTCGAATATCATGTCCCTTTCTGGAATTGCAATATCGATAGGAGTTTTGGTTGATGGTGCGATTGTAGAAGTAGAGAACGCTTATAAAAAGTTAGAAGAATGGGACTCAAACGGTAGAGTCGGTGACTATCACACTGTTAGGCTCGAAGCACTTTTAGAAGTTGGTCCTTCTGTATTTTTTTCTCTTCTTGTGATTGCGATTGCTTTTTTGCCTGTATTCACCTTAGTCGATCAAGAAGGAAGACTCTTTCGTCCACTCGCCTACTCTAAAAATCTTGCCATGGCGATAGCGGCTATTCTTGCTTTAACCCTTGATCCTGCTTTTAGAATGCTATTTACTAGAATGGATCCATTTACTTTTAAGAATAAATTTCTAAGTCAAGTGGCTACTACACTCTTAGTTGGTAAATACCACAAAGAAGAAAATCATCCGATTAGTAAATTTCTTTTTAAATACTATGAGCCTGCTTGTTCTTGGGTTTTACTTCATCCTAAAAAAGTAATTCTTGCTTCTTTTTTTGCAGTCCTTCTTACCATTCCTGTCTATCTACACTTAGGCTCTGAATTTATGCCTCCTCTCTATGAAGAATCTTTGCTCTATATGCCTACTACTCTACCGGGAATCTCAGTTGCAGAAGCAGAGCGGCTAATGGTAAATATGGATAGAAAACTAAAATCTATTCCAGAAGTAGTAAGAGTCTTTGGTAAAGCAGGAAGAGCGGACACAGCTACCGACAACGCTCCTTTTTCTATGATGGAAACAGTAGTCTTAGTGAAGCCACAAAACGAATGGAGAAAAAAAGAAAGATTCTATTCCAAGCTTCCAAACTTTACTCATTTTCTATTTAGAAGTTTTGGGACAGATAGAATTTCAAAAGAAGAATTGATTGATATAATGGATAAAGAGCTTTCTTTTCCCGGTGTGTCAAACGCTTGGACAATGCCAATTAAGACTAGAATAGATATGCTTTCTACCGGTCTTAGAACTCCAATTGGAATTAAAATACAGGGTGAATCGTTAGACGAAATTGAAAGACTTGGAATTGAAATAGAAAGAGTCTTAAAAAACCTAACAGGTGTTCGCTCTGTATTTGCCGAGCGGGTAACAGGTGGTTATTTCCTAGACATCAATCTTAAAAGAGAGAAGCTTGCCCGCTATGGTATTACAATTGCCAGTGCGCAAAATATCATTTTAACCGCAATAGGTGGAGAACCAATTACACAAACCATTGAAGGCAGAGAGCGCTATACGGTTAATATCCGTTACCCAAGAGCCCTGAGGGAAAATATCGACCAACTAAAACGAATTCTAATTCCTACTCTTACAGATTCCCATATTCCAATTGGAGAGATTGCAGACTTGGAATACAAAACAGGTCCCGCCATGATTCGTGATGAAAATGGATTTCTTACTGGTTATGTGTATTTGGATACAGGAGAGTCTGACATCGGTGGATTTGTAGAAAGCGCGAAATTAAAAGTATCCGAATCAGTAAAATTGACGCAAGGGTATACATTGATATGGACAGGGCAGTATGAAAATATCATCCGTGTAAGAGAGAGAATGAAATTTGTAATTCCAATTACTCTTTTTATCATCTTCTTTTTGATTTACATGAATACTAAATCCTACACGAAAACTTTTATTGTAATGTGCGCTGTTCCCTTTTCCCTCATTGGCGCTTTTGCAATTCTCTTCCTATTAGATTATCAAATGTCCATTGCTGTCTGGGTGGGAATGATTGCACTCATGGGACTCGACGCCGAGACAGGGGTATTCATGTTACTCTACTTAGATTTATCCTATGAAGATGCAAAAAAGAAAGGCTTATTAAAAAATGATTTGGAACTACGAGAGTCAATTTTACATGGAGCCGTAAAAAGAGTCCGCCCTAAAATCATGACTGTCCTCTGTGCTATGATGGGGCTACTCCCTATTATGTGGTCAACTGCAACTGGCTCCGATGTAATGAAGCGAATTGCTGCTCCGATGGTCGGTGGACTTGTTAGTAGCTTTGCTTTAGAGCTCTTAGTCTATCCGGCGATTTACTATTTATGGAAGCGAAAAGAATTTAAAAATGTAAAAGATGCTCCAGCTAAAGATGCACCTATTAAAAAGTAA
- a CDS encoding methylated-DNA--[protein]-cysteine S-methyltransferase gives MKLEIQGTDDKIQSILFSHSSSNNLGTPKEEITGIIRQCIVQLEEYFSGKRKEFTIPFSMEGTDFQKRVWTELLKIPYGETITYLELAKRLGDEKCIRAAASANGKNKLSIIIPCHRVIGANGSLTGYAGGIENKRYLLELERENSTQEGRLF, from the coding sequence ATCAAATTAGAAATTCAAGGAACAGATGATAAAATTCAATCCATTCTGTTTTCACATTCTTCTTCTAATAATTTAGGCACGCCGAAAGAAGAAATAACAGGCATTATCCGCCAATGCATTGTTCAATTGGAAGAATATTTTTCCGGAAAGCGCAAAGAGTTTACAATTCCATTTTCCATGGAAGGAACTGATTTCCAAAAACGAGTATGGACTGAGCTATTAAAAATTCCTTACGGGGAAACAATTACCTACTTGGAATTGGCGAAGAGGCTCGGTGATGAAAAATGCATTCGAGCAGCGGCTTCTGCAAATGGAAAAAATAAATTATCAATTATTATTCCCTGTCATAGAGTAATTGGGGCTAATGGTAGTTTAACTGGCTATGCGGGCGGCATAGAAAATAAAAGATATCTATTGGAATTGGAAAGAGAAAATTCTACACAGGAAGGAAGGTTGTTCTGA
- the rpsG gene encoding 30S ribosomal protein S7, producing MSRRRTKAETKHIVPDIKYNDKVISKFINCLMYDGKKSTAQQIFYTAMDNIQTKLSTDPYKVFHEALNNVKPEVEVKSRRVGGVTYQVPIEVRPERRLALGIKWIIRYSRDRNEKSMASKLAAELLDAHKGTGSSIKKKEDIRKMAEANKAFSHYRW from the coding sequence ATGTCTAGAAGAAGAACGAAAGCAGAAACAAAACATATTGTTCCAGATATCAAATACAATGATAAAGTTATCAGCAAGTTTATCAATTGCTTAATGTATGATGGAAAGAAAAGCACTGCACAACAAATTTTTTATACTGCAATGGATAATATCCAAACCAAACTCAGCACAGATCCTTACAAAGTATTCCACGAAGCGCTTAACAACGTTAAACCGGAAGTAGAAGTAAAGTCTAGAAGAGTCGGTGGGGTAACTTACCAGGTTCCTATCGAAGTTCGTCCTGAAAGAAGACTTGCTCTTGGGATTAAATGGATTATCCGCTACTCTAGGGATCGCAACGAAAAATCCATGGCTTCTAAACTAGCCGCAGAATTACTAGATGCTCACAAAGGCACAGGATCTTCAATCAAGAAGAAAGAAGATATTCGTAAGATGGCAGAAGCTAACAAAGCTTTCAGTCACTACAGATGGTAG
- a CDS encoding 30S ribosomal protein S12 produces the protein MPTINQLIRHGRNKQKKKTKSPALKSCPQRRGVCTRVMTFTPKKPNSALRKVARVRLTTGIEVTAYIPGEGHNLQEHNVVLIRGGRVKDLPGVRYHIIRGTIDTLGVDKRRKSRSKYGAKRPKA, from the coding sequence ATGCCAACAATTAATCAATTAATTAGACACGGAAGAAACAAACAAAAAAAGAAGACCAAGTCTCCTGCTTTAAAAAGCTGCCCACAAAGAAGAGGGGTTTGCACAAGAGTAATGACATTTACTCCTAAAAAACCTAACTCTGCTTTGCGTAAGGTTGCGAGAGTAAGACTTACGACTGGTATTGAGGTTACTGCTTATATACCTGGAGAAGGTCACAACTTACAAGAGCACAACGTTGTTCTGATTCGTGGTGGAAGGGTAAAGGATTTACCTGGGGTTCGTTATCACATTATCCGTGGAACTATTGATACACTTGGTGTAGACAAAAGAAGAAAAAGTCGCTCTAAATACGGCGCAAAAAGACCAAAGGCTTAA